In Flavobacterium sp. N3904, one DNA window encodes the following:
- a CDS encoding DUF4442 domain-containing protein, translating to MKLTVSKLNRFIFFKLPSAFICGVRVKYIDKDKCIVTVKHRWINQNPFNSMYFAVQAMAAEMTTGAMVIDKIQNSGKKISMLVANNKSNFSKKATGRITFVCEDGHLIEEAIQKTIENGEGQTFWMKSIGTNESGVQVSEMDFEWSVRLK from the coding sequence ATGAAATTAACCGTATCAAAATTGAATCGATTTATATTTTTCAAATTACCGTCGGCATTTATATGTGGTGTTCGGGTAAAGTACATTGACAAAGACAAATGTATTGTTACGGTAAAACACCGTTGGATTAACCAGAACCCTTTTAATTCGATGTATTTTGCGGTTCAGGCAATGGCAGCAGAAATGACAACAGGCGCTATGGTAATTGATAAAATCCAGAACAGCGGAAAAAAAATATCGATGTTGGTTGCCAATAATAAGTCTAATTTTTCTAAAAAAGCTACTGGTCGAATCACTTTTGTATGCGAAGATGGGCATTTGATTGAAGAAGCAATTCAGAAAACAATTGAAAATGGTGAGGGGCAAACATTCTGGATGAAATCGATTGGTACTAATGAAAGTGGAGTGCAAGTTTCTGAA
- a CDS encoding DUF4870 domain-containing protein, whose translation METSSERNTAAFTHLSTFSQYIIPFGNYIFPIIIWTSKKDQSEFVDHNGKQALNFQLSILIYSLVFALIAIPIFLYTVLKNISFADFVNNNDVVFENFDFGNNVGILTVAALALFAFACMKVAEFFLVIYASIKASNGEEYSYPLTITFLK comes from the coding sequence ATGGAAACTTCATCCGAAAGAAACACAGCCGCATTTACTCACTTAAGTACTTTTAGTCAGTATATTATTCCGTTTGGGAATTATATATTTCCAATAATTATTTGGACGTCTAAGAAAGATCAATCAGAATTTGTAGATCATAATGGGAAACAAGCACTAAATTTTCAATTGAGTATTTTGATTTACTCCTTGGTATTTGCCTTGATTGCCATTCCTATTTTTCTCTATACCGTATTGAAGAATATTTCTTTTGCAGATTTTGTAAACAACAATGATGTTGTTTTTGAAAATTTTGATTTTGGAAATAATGTTGGAATTTTGACAGTAGCGGCATTAGCGCTTTTTGCTTTTGCTTGCATGAAAGTAGCCGAATTCTTTTTAGTCATTTATGCTTCAATCAAAGCATCTAATGGCGAAGAATACAGTTATCCCCTGACAATAACTTTTCTAAAATAA
- a CDS encoding PadR family transcriptional regulator — protein sequence MNIENTKAQMRKGVLEFCILSVLKEKDAYTSEILDTLKNAKLLVVEGTIYPLLTRLKNDGLLNYRWEESTSGPPRKYYGLTEIGQTFLKELDGTWTELSDAVNLITNQK from the coding sequence ATGAACATTGAAAACACAAAAGCCCAGATGCGTAAAGGTGTTCTCGAGTTTTGCATCTTATCAGTATTAAAAGAAAAAGATGCTTACACCTCAGAAATATTAGACACTTTGAAAAACGCTAAATTATTGGTTGTAGAGGGAACCATTTATCCACTATTAACCCGATTAAAAAACGACGGTCTGCTCAATTACCGTTGGGAAGAATCTACATCGGGTCCGCCTAGAAAATACTACGGACTTACCGAAATAGGCCAAACTTTTTTAAAAGAACTAGATGGCACCTGGACAGAATTGTCTGATGCCGTAAACTTAATAACAAACCAAAAATAA
- a CDS encoding PspC domain-containing protein encodes MNKTVNINLGGMFFHIDEDAYQKLTRYFDAIKRSLSKSSGQEEIIKDIEMRVSELLTEKQQSDKHVVTIREVDEVIAVMGQPEDYIIEEDGPNTANNRDYAAPRSTKKLYRDKENGMIGGVATGLGHYFGIDAVWLKIMFLIFVFAGFGTGILAYIILWVVTPEAITTSEKLEMTGEPVTISNIEKKVREEFDNVSGKIKNADYDKFGNQIKTGAEKIGSSFGDLIITIFKIFAKFLGIVLIVSGFVVLFMLLIGVFTLGTSVSMNFPWQSFVEAGNFTDYPVWSFGLLMFIAVGIPFFFMTLLGFKLLAPNMRSIGNIAKYTLLALWLIALSLAISIGIKQATAFAVNGRTIQKEIINLKPTDTLFIKFKHNDYFAKNVNDRNDFMITQDSLNNDIIYSNEVSIKIEKSEEKYAYLQIEKESKGKSLSEAKKRSEAIRYGYKVIGNQLILDNYLITDLKNKFRDQEIEITLYLPEGTLFKTDSSVENYDRSNDEFFNLHYSSDNYTYKVEESKVKCLDCPADENEYNDVDDDDNETNVTINENGVTVESDTTVKSKKKFKELKINKDGIIIKTE; translated from the coding sequence ATGAACAAAACTGTAAATATAAACCTAGGCGGAATGTTCTTCCATATTGACGAAGATGCATATCAAAAACTGACTCGCTATTTTGATGCTATAAAACGATCGTTATCAAAATCCTCTGGACAAGAAGAAATCATCAAAGATATTGAAATGCGTGTTTCAGAATTACTGACTGAGAAACAACAATCAGACAAGCATGTTGTTACAATAAGAGAAGTAGACGAAGTGATTGCTGTAATGGGCCAGCCCGAAGATTACATCATTGAAGAAGATGGACCAAATACTGCAAACAACAGAGACTACGCAGCACCTAGAAGTACAAAAAAACTGTATCGTGACAAAGAAAACGGAATGATTGGTGGTGTTGCTACCGGTTTGGGACATTATTTTGGAATAGACGCGGTTTGGTTAAAAATCATGTTCTTGATATTTGTTTTTGCTGGATTTGGAACTGGTATTTTGGCTTATATCATTCTTTGGGTTGTTACTCCAGAAGCCATTACAACCTCTGAAAAATTAGAAATGACTGGCGAACCTGTAACCATTTCGAACATTGAGAAAAAGGTGCGTGAAGAATTTGATAATGTTTCAGGCAAAATAAAAAATGCTGATTACGATAAATTTGGCAATCAAATAAAAACAGGTGCAGAAAAAATAGGAAGTTCTTTTGGAGATCTAATAATTACTATTTTCAAAATATTTGCAAAATTTTTAGGTATTGTTTTAATTGTTTCAGGATTCGTCGTTCTTTTCATGCTATTGATAGGAGTGTTCACATTAGGAACGAGTGTTTCGATGAATTTTCCTTGGCAAAGTTTTGTAGAAGCCGGTAATTTTACAGATTATCCTGTTTGGTCATTTGGTTTATTAATGTTTATCGCTGTTGGAATTCCATTCTTTTTCATGACTTTGTTAGGTTTCAAATTACTAGCACCCAACATGCGATCAATTGGGAATATTGCAAAATACACGCTTTTAGCTCTTTGGTTAATCGCACTTTCTCTTGCTATCTCAATTGGAATTAAACAAGCAACAGCATTTGCAGTAAATGGCAGAACAATTCAAAAAGAAATCATCAATCTTAAACCAACTGACACTCTTTTTATCAAGTTCAAACACAATGATTATTTTGCTAAAAATGTAAATGACCGAAATGACTTCATGATTACGCAAGATTCACTAAACAACGATATTATTTATTCGAATGAAGTAAGCATTAAAATCGAAAAATCGGAAGAAAAATATGCGTATCTTCAAATCGAAAAAGAATCCAAAGGAAAATCATTGTCTGAAGCGAAAAAAAGATCTGAAGCTATTCGTTACGGGTACAAAGTAATAGGAAATCAATTGATATTAGATAATTATTTAATCACCGATTTGAAAAATAAATTCCGTGATCAAGAAATCGAAATTACGTTGTATTTACCAGAAGGCACTTTGTTTAAAACGGATTCTAGCGTAGAAAACTATGACAGATCGAATGATGAATTCTTCAACTTACATTATAGTTCTGATAATTACACTTACAAAGTGGAAGAATCAAAAGTAAAATGCTTGGATTGCCCAGCAGATGAAAACGAATACAATGATGTTGATGATGATGATAATGAGACTAACGTAACTATCAATGAAAATGGAGTTACTGTTGAAAGTGATACAACTGTAAAAAGCAAAAAGAAATTCAAAGAATTGAAAATCAACAAAGATGGTATAATTATTAAAACGGAATAG
- a CDS encoding head GIN domain-containing protein yields MIKVITLITKFIIVALTALLFGSCNHIGGMNSITGSGNVTTEKRVVQGDFKSVEVSNAIDLVVEQSNTTEITVEADDNLQKEITTTVENGVLVIACKINNFINIKSKKVTVKMPVIDGLEASSAASIKSRNTLKGDHITLSASSAATIKIALEFETIQSESSSASNITLMGKAINLETSASSGSIVDTNDLLANDVTADSSSGGSIAVHPIVSLKAEASSGGNINYNNVPKSIQKEENSGGSINQI; encoded by the coding sequence ATGATAAAAGTTATCACATTAATCACGAAATTTATTATAGTTGCATTAACAGCATTATTATTCGGTTCCTGTAATCATATTGGAGGTATGAATTCGATCACAGGAAGCGGAAATGTTACTACCGAAAAAAGAGTTGTACAAGGCGATTTTAAAAGTGTAGAAGTCAGTAATGCCATAGATTTAGTTGTAGAACAATCTAATACAACAGAAATCACAGTAGAGGCCGATGACAATTTACAAAAAGAAATCACTACAACGGTCGAAAATGGAGTTCTGGTAATTGCTTGTAAAATCAATAACTTTATTAACATCAAATCAAAAAAAGTTACTGTTAAAATGCCCGTAATTGATGGATTGGAAGCATCATCTGCTGCATCAATAAAAAGCAGAAATACGCTAAAAGGAGATCATATCACTTTATCAGCATCTAGTGCGGCGACCATTAAAATAGCCCTAGAATTTGAAACAATTCAAAGCGAATCCAGTAGTGCAAGTAACATCACACTAATGGGAAAAGCCATAAATTTGGAAACATCAGCCTCTAGCGGAAGTATAGTTGACACAAACGATTTACTTGCCAATGATGTGACAGCCGATTCCTCAAGCGGCGGATCAATAGCTGTTCATCCTATTGTGAGTCTAAAAGCAGAAGCTTCAAGTGGAGGAAACATTAACTACAATAACGTTCCAAAATCAATTCAAAAAGAGGAAAATTCTGGAGGAAGTATTAATCAAATCTAA
- a CDS encoding DUF2807 domain-containing protein — protein sequence MKISHVLALFLLTTTMAIAQNKEKIKGSKTVLEKPKEIGDFNTLEIDDNLTVYLEKGPKNEIKIEADDNLHEIISFDLKEKALRIYTSKEATGFKKLIVRVKYTDDLKTVIAKNASIINAIESIQLDDITFSSFDFAKLYLNVNSKNFTLLSDDKSKTELNLKSEKAKVQLSKNAQIKALISTTDLAFDLYQKATATIEGDATNAIIRLDNNTVFTGVKFTIKNADVTTESNAVCNIMADTTLVVDATDTSKINIIGTPKIEVRKFLGEAQLIKKLK from the coding sequence ATGAAAATATCCCACGTACTTGCATTATTCCTACTGACAACTACAATGGCAATTGCCCAAAATAAAGAAAAAATAAAAGGATCAAAAACAGTTCTGGAAAAACCGAAAGAAATTGGCGATTTCAATACCTTAGAAATAGATGATAATCTAACCGTTTACTTGGAAAAAGGTCCAAAAAACGAAATAAAAATCGAAGCCGATGATAACTTACATGAAATCATTTCTTTCGACCTAAAAGAAAAAGCGCTTCGTATTTATACTTCAAAAGAAGCAACCGGTTTCAAAAAACTAATTGTAAGAGTAAAATATACCGATGATTTAAAAACCGTTATTGCAAAAAATGCCTCAATAATAAACGCAATCGAAAGCATACAGCTTGACGACATTACCTTTTCGTCATTTGATTTTGCAAAATTATATTTGAATGTTAATTCGAAAAATTTTACTTTGCTGTCTGATGATAAATCAAAAACTGAACTCAATTTGAAATCCGAGAAAGCAAAAGTGCAATTAAGTAAAAATGCACAAATCAAAGCATTAATTTCTACGACAGATCTTGCCTTCGATTTGTACCAAAAAGCAACAGCAACTATTGAAGGAGATGCCACCAACGCAATTATCAGATTAGATAATAATACAGTATTTACCGGAGTTAAATTTACCATTAAAAATGCAGATGTAACCACAGAAAGCAATGCGGTTTGCAATATAATGGCCGATACAACTCTTGTTGTTGATGCTACCGACACTTCAAAAATCAACATCATTGGAACACCAAAAATTGAAGTTCGTAAATTTTTAGGCGAAGCCCAACTGATAAAAAAATTGAAGTAA
- the trxB gene encoding thioredoxin-disulfide reductase produces the protein MSDTIEKIKCLIIGSGPAGYTAAIYAARANMNPVLYQGMQPGGQLTTTNEVENFPGYVDGVTGPEMMVQLQSQAQRFGADIRDGWATKVDFSGDIHKVWINDTVELHCETVIISTGASAKYLNIASEQHYLKMGGGVSACAVCDGFFYRNQEVVIVGAGDSACEEAHYLSKLCSKVTMLVRSEKFRASKIMEERVRKTENIAILMNHDTVDVLGDEQVVTGVKAKNKTTGEVFDIPATGFFVAIGHQPNTEIFKEYLTLDETGYIVNTPGTSKTNVNGVFVAGDAADHVYRQAITAAGTGCMAALDAERYLASKD, from the coding sequence ATGTCAGATACAATAGAAAAAATCAAATGCCTTATTATAGGTTCTGGTCCAGCAGGTTATACTGCGGCCATATATGCAGCCAGAGCCAATATGAATCCTGTTTTATATCAAGGAATGCAGCCAGGTGGTCAATTGACTACCACAAACGAAGTTGAAAATTTCCCGGGTTATGTAGATGGAGTTACTGGTCCAGAAATGATGGTGCAGTTGCAAAGTCAAGCGCAACGTTTTGGTGCCGATATCCGTGATGGTTGGGCTACTAAAGTAGATTTTTCAGGAGACATTCACAAAGTTTGGATCAACGATACTGTTGAATTGCATTGTGAAACTGTGATTATTTCTACAGGAGCTTCGGCTAAATATTTGAATATTGCATCTGAACAACATTATCTAAAAATGGGCGGTGGAGTTTCTGCTTGTGCTGTTTGCGACGGATTCTTTTATAGAAATCAAGAAGTAGTTATTGTTGGAGCAGGGGATTCCGCTTGTGAAGAAGCACATTATTTGTCAAAATTATGTTCAAAAGTAACAATGCTTGTTCGTAGCGAAAAGTTTAGAGCTTCAAAAATTATGGAAGAACGCGTTCGCAAAACCGAAAATATTGCCATTTTGATGAATCACGATACCGTTGATGTTTTGGGAGATGAGCAAGTGGTTACGGGTGTAAAAGCCAAAAACAAAACTACTGGTGAAGTATTTGATATTCCGGCTACTGGTTTTTTCGTTGCGATTGGGCATCAACCCAACACCGAAATTTTCAAAGAATATTTAACTCTTGACGAAACAGGTTATATTGTAAATACACCAGGAACGTCCAAAACAAATGTAAACGGAGTATTTGTTGCTGGAGATGCTGCAGATCACGTGTATCGTCAAGCCATCACGGCTGCCGGTACAGGTTGTATGGCCGCTCTGGATGCCGAAAGATATTTGGCTTCTAAAGATTAA
- the udk gene encoding uridine kinase, protein MLILGIAGGTGSGKTTVVHQIMNELPDTEVGIISQDSYYKENHNMSFDERALINFDHPRAIDFDLLVTHLKELKAGNNINQPVYSFVTHNRTDDTIFTHPRKVMIVEGILILANPELRDLFDVKIYVHADSDERLIRRLKRDIAERGRDMNEVLNRYQNTLKPMHEQFIEPTKAFADIIIPNDKFNTVAIDVVRAVINQRIL, encoded by the coding sequence ATGTTAATACTAGGAATTGCAGGAGGAACAGGATCGGGAAAAACAACCGTGGTACATCAGATTATGAATGAGTTACCAGATACCGAAGTTGGGATTATCTCGCAAGACTCTTATTACAAAGAAAACCACAACATGTCTTTTGACGAAAGAGCCTTAATTAATTTTGACCATCCACGTGCTATAGATTTTGATTTATTGGTTACTCATCTCAAAGAACTAAAGGCGGGAAATAACATCAACCAACCTGTATATTCTTTCGTAACACACAACCGAACAGATGATACTATTTTTACCCATCCCCGCAAAGTAATGATTGTAGAAGGTATTTTAATCCTCGCCAATCCAGAACTAAGAGATCTTTTTGATGTAAAAATATACGTCCATGCCGATTCAGACGAGCGTTTAATACGTCGATTAAAAAGAGACATTGCCGAACGTGGTCGTGACATGAATGAAGTATTAAACCGCTACCAAAATACCCTGAAACCAATGCATGAACAATTCATTGAACCCACAAAAGCTTTTGCCGATATCATAATCCCAAACGACAAATTCAATACCGTCGCTATAGATGTAGTTCGTGCCGTAATTAATCAACGTATTTTGTAA
- a CDS encoding FtsB family cell division protein: MKNPYKEKPWFKFLSNKYVWVLLAFLTWMLFLDNYSYFEHRFLNKQIDELEENAAYYQGEIKKDEENIKQLKNPEQIEKYAREKYYMKKDSEDIYIIEFEGDTVQKK, from the coding sequence ATGAAAAATCCCTATAAAGAAAAACCCTGGTTTAAATTTTTAAGCAATAAATACGTTTGGGTGTTATTGGCTTTCTTGACCTGGATGTTATTTCTAGACAATTATTCCTATTTTGAGCACCGTTTTCTCAACAAACAAATTGATGAACTCGAAGAAAATGCAGCATATTATCAAGGGGAAATTAAAAAAGATGAAGAAAATATCAAGCAGTTGAAAAACCCTGAACAAATAGAAAAGTATGCTCGAGAAAAATACTATATGAAAAAAGATAGTGAAGACATTTACATCATAGAATTTGAAGGCGATACCGTTCAAAAAAAATAA
- a CDS encoding methylmalonyl-CoA mutase subunit beta, giving the protein MAKTLFDDFSPVSAKQWKQKIQFELKGADYNETLIWNSPEDIKIKPFYDKEDIAKTHPISTKASEFKICQNIFVFDIEKSIVKALDALNRGTESLRFTIPDESVNIVKLLEKIPLEKITVYFHFNFLSIDFVKKIDTIAKEKNAIIYCLLDPIGQLAKDGNWFQTQEKNNFETLEKLTKETSSISLISVNGGLYQNAGANIVQQIAYSLAHANEYFNRISSINQPIVFQISVGGNYFFEIAKLRAFRILFNSIAKEYNHNLDCHLLITPTKRNKTIYDYNVNMLRTTTECMSAILGGADAIANLPYDALYHKDNEFGDRIARNQLLILKEESYFDKVDNPADGSYYIENLTNQLADKALLLFKDIEANGGFLKQLNEGIIKRKIQESADSEQALFDSGKETLLGTNKYPNKNDKMKQDLELFPFVKIKPRKTLITPIIEKRLAEKIEQERLSAE; this is encoded by the coding sequence ATGGCTAAAACCCTATTCGACGATTTCAGCCCGGTTTCCGCAAAACAATGGAAGCAAAAAATTCAATTTGAACTCAAAGGAGCCGATTATAATGAAACTCTTATTTGGAATTCTCCCGAAGACATCAAAATAAAACCATTTTATGACAAAGAAGACATTGCAAAAACGCATCCTATTTCTACAAAGGCTTCCGAATTTAAAATTTGCCAAAATATCTTTGTTTTTGATATAGAAAAATCAATAGTAAAAGCTTTAGATGCCTTAAATCGTGGTACCGAAAGTCTTCGTTTTACTATTCCCGATGAAAGTGTAAACATTGTAAAACTATTAGAGAAAATACCTTTAGAAAAAATTACAGTTTATTTTCATTTCAATTTTTTATCAATCGATTTCGTTAAAAAAATTGATACCATTGCAAAAGAAAAAAATGCAATTATTTATTGTCTTTTAGACCCAATAGGTCAATTGGCCAAAGATGGAAATTGGTTTCAAACTCAAGAAAAAAATAATTTTGAAACATTAGAAAAACTCACAAAAGAAACTTCTTCTATTTCTCTAATAAGTGTTAACGGTGGTTTATATCAAAATGCGGGGGCAAATATAGTACAGCAAATCGCTTATAGCTTGGCTCATGCCAATGAATACTTCAACCGAATCTCCTCTATAAACCAGCCCATTGTTTTTCAAATTTCTGTGGGAGGAAATTACTTTTTTGAAATTGCAAAACTGCGCGCTTTTAGAATACTTTTTAACAGTATAGCCAAAGAATACAATCACAATCTGGACTGTCATTTACTGATAACTCCAACAAAACGCAACAAAACCATCTACGATTATAATGTAAATATGCTTCGTACAACAACCGAATGTATGAGTGCAATACTAGGCGGAGCCGATGCCATTGCCAATTTACCCTATGATGCATTATACCATAAAGACAATGAATTTGGAGATAGAATTGCCCGAAACCAATTGTTGATTCTTAAAGAAGAAAGTTATTTTGACAAAGTAGATAATCCGGCCGATGGCAGTTATTATATTGAAAATCTAACCAATCAATTGGCAGACAAAGCCTTACTTCTTTTTAAAGATATTGAAGCCAACGGTGGTTTTCTAAAGCAACTGAATGAAGGGATAATAAAAAGAAAAATCCAGGAAAGCGCTGATTCTGAACAGGCTTTATTCGATTCCGGAAAAGAAACCTTGTTGGGTACTAATAAATATCCTAACAAAAATGACAAGATGAAGCAAGATTTAGAATTGTTCCCTTTTGTAAAAATAAAACCCAGAAAAACATTGATTACTCCCATAATCGAAAAACGACTGGCAGAAAAGATAGAACAGGAACGTCTTTCAGCTGAATAA
- the scpA gene encoding methylmalonyl-CoA mutase, protein MKRKDLQHITLKKDFQTADQKLQSENFLTAEGIEIHKTYSEKDIESIEHLDFGAGFAPNLRGPYATMYVRRPWTIRQYAGFSTAEESNAFYRRNLAAGQKGLSIAFDLPTHRGYDSDHERVVGDVGKAGVAIDSVEDMKVLFDQIPLDEMSVSMTMNGAVLPIMAFYIVAAEEQGVKPEQLSGTIQNDILKEFMVRNTYIYPPTPSMKIIADIFEFTSNKMPKFNSISISGYHMQEAGATADIELAYTLADGLEYIRTGLATGMKIDDFAPRLSFFWAIGMNHFMEIAKLRAGRMIWAKLVKQFNPKDEKSLALRTHCQTSGWSLTEQDPFNNVARTCIEAAAAAFGGTQSLHTNALDEAIALPTDFSARIARNTQIFLQEETKITKTVDPWAGSYYIESLTNEIVEKAWKLIEEVEELGGMTKAIETGLPKIRIEEAAARKQARIDSNQDVIVGVNKYRLEKEDPLQILDVDNQMVRKQQLEQLDRIKATRDADKVKNSLQRLTLCAQTGEENLLEIAVEAARNRCTLGEISDALETVFGRYKAQIKSFSGVYSKEIKDDKSFEKAKQLADTFAKQEGRRPRIMIAKMGQDGHDRGAKVVATGYADVGFDVDIGPLFQTPAEAAKQAVENDVHILGVSSLAAGHKTLVPQVIEELKKYGREDIMVIVGGVIPAQDYQFLFDAGAVAVFGPGTKISEAAIKILEILIED, encoded by the coding sequence ATGAAAAGAAAAGATTTACAACATATAACACTTAAAAAAGATTTTCAGACAGCAGACCAGAAACTGCAGTCTGAAAACTTCTTGACTGCTGAAGGAATTGAAATTCACAAAACCTACTCAGAAAAAGATATCGAGTCAATCGAACATCTTGATTTTGGAGCGGGTTTTGCACCCAATTTACGTGGTCCGTATGCTACTATGTATGTGCGCAGACCATGGACAATACGCCAATATGCAGGATTCTCGACAGCAGAAGAAAGCAATGCTTTTTACAGAAGAAATCTGGCTGCGGGTCAAAAAGGATTATCTATTGCATTCGATTTGCCTACGCATCGAGGATATGATTCGGATCACGAACGTGTAGTAGGCGATGTAGGAAAAGCAGGAGTTGCAATAGACTCTGTCGAAGATATGAAGGTATTATTCGATCAGATTCCGCTTGACGAAATGTCGGTTTCTATGACTATGAACGGTGCCGTTTTACCTATTATGGCTTTTTATATCGTTGCTGCCGAAGAACAAGGGGTAAAACCGGAGCAACTTTCCGGTACTATCCAAAATGATATCCTGAAGGAGTTTATGGTGCGGAATACGTATATCTACCCGCCTACTCCATCGATGAAAATTATCGCCGATATTTTTGAATTTACCAGTAATAAAATGCCAAAATTCAATTCCATTTCTATTTCAGGCTATCACATGCAGGAAGCTGGGGCAACTGCAGATATTGAATTGGCCTACACTCTTGCAGATGGATTGGAATACATTCGAACAGGACTGGCGACCGGCATGAAAATAGATGATTTCGCTCCTCGCCTATCCTTTTTCTGGGCCATCGGGATGAATCATTTCATGGAGATTGCCAAATTGAGAGCCGGAAGAATGATTTGGGCAAAACTGGTCAAACAATTCAACCCAAAAGACGAAAAATCTCTAGCATTAAGAACGCATTGCCAAACATCGGGTTGGAGTCTAACCGAACAAGATCCGTTTAACAATGTGGCTCGTACCTGTATTGAAGCGGCGGCGGCGGCTTTTGGAGGCACACAATCATTGCATACCAATGCCTTAGATGAAGCTATTGCATTACCTACTGACTTTTCGGCCAGAATTGCCCGAAATACTCAAATTTTTTTACAGGAAGAAACCAAAATTACCAAAACAGTAGATCCATGGGCTGGCAGTTATTATATTGAAAGCCTAACTAACGAAATTGTCGAAAAAGCTTGGAAACTCATCGAAGAAGTTGAAGAACTGGGTGGTATGACCAAAGCCATTGAGACTGGATTGCCGAAAATTAGAATAGAAGAAGCTGCAGCGCGAAAACAAGCGCGAATAGACAGCAACCAGGACGTCATTGTAGGTGTCAACAAGTACCGTCTGGAAAAAGAAGACCCACTACAAATTTTGGATGTAGACAACCAAATGGTACGCAAACAACAACTCGAACAATTAGACCGAATTAAAGCAACTCGAGATGCAGATAAAGTTAAAAATTCGCTCCAAAGACTAACTCTTTGTGCGCAAACAGGAGAAGAAAACTTACTGGAAATCGCTGTAGAAGCCGCTAGAAATCGCTGTACATTGGGCGAAATCAGCGACGCTTTAGAAACGGTATTTGGAAGATACAAAGCACAAATTAAATCTTTTAGTGGCGTGTATAGTAAAGAAATAAAAGACGACAAAAGTTTTGAAAAAGCAAAACAACTAGCCGATACCTTCGCCAAACAAGAAGGTCGTCGCCCTAGAATTATGATTGCCAAAATGGGACAAGACGGTCATGACCGTGGTGCCAAAGTAGTAGCAACTGGTTATGCCGATGTTGGTTTTGATGTAGATATTGGTCCACTTTTTCAAACACCTGCAGAAGCTGCCAAACAAGCAGTCGAAAATGACGTGCACATTTTAGGCGTTTCTTCATTGGCAGCGGGTCACAAAACATTGGTTCCCCAGGTAATTGAAGAACTCAAAAAATACGGAAGAGAAGATATTATGGTAATTGTTGGTGGTGTCATACCCGCTCAAGATTATCAATTTTTATTTGACGCCGGAGCGGTAGCTGTTTTTGGTCCAGGAACAAAAATAAGTGAAGCAGCCATCAAGATTTTAGAAATTTTAATAGAAGATTGA
- a CDS encoding peptidoglycan-binding protein LysM has product MIKKWYFYTGLIVVVAFLSYGFKPSKLESTPWFLINETDDTSYLLPSLNVNDYTNSEIPYTGNFFIGYKEAIGFKESQGKYKKINSLGYLGKYQFGIETLKTIGVHNSSTFLNSPRMQEKAFIALLSKNKWELRNVIEKYEGTVMNGTLITESGILAAAHLAGVGSVKKYFRYKGKRYFKDAYGTSLRSYLKRFGGFDTSFIVADSTASVI; this is encoded by the coding sequence ATGATAAAAAAATGGTATTTTTACACTGGTTTGATTGTTGTTGTAGCATTTTTGAGCTACGGTTTTAAACCCTCCAAATTAGAATCTACCCCATGGTTTCTAATTAATGAAACAGATGATACATCCTACTTATTACCATCTTTAAATGTGAACGATTATACCAATTCTGAGATTCCCTATACTGGAAATTTCTTTATCGGATATAAAGAAGCAATCGGCTTCAAAGAGTCACAGGGAAAATACAAAAAAATTAATTCACTAGGCTATTTAGGAAAATACCAATTTGGTATAGAAACATTAAAAACTATTGGAGTTCACAATAGTAGTACTTTCTTAAACAGCCCTAGAATGCAAGAAAAAGCATTTATTGCCCTTTTGTCTAAAAACAAATGGGAGCTAAGAAATGTTATCGAAAAGTACGAAGGAACTGTAATGAACGGAACATTGATTACAGAGTCTGGAATTTTGGCAGCAGCACACCTTGCTGGTGTAGGATCCGTTAAAAAGTATTTTCGGTACAAAGGGAAAAGGTATTTTAAAGACGCTTATGGAACTTCGTTGAGAAGTTATCTGAAAAGATTTGGAGGATTCGACACTTCCTTTATCGTTGCAGATAGTACAGCAAGTGTTATTTAA